CCAGGAGGGTGACGACTCGGCGTTCGAGCTGGTCGTGGCCGGGCGCCTCACCGACGACGGCAGCGACGTGGCCATCATGATGGTGGAGGCCGGCGGCACCGAGAAGTCCTGGGAGCTGTACCAGGAGGGCGCCCCGCACGTCACCGAGCAGGTGCTGGCCCAGGGCCTCGACGACGCCAAGCGGTGGATCCGCGAGTCGATCGAGCTGCAGCTCGAGCTGGTCGAGAAGGCCGGAGTCCATTCCCCGATCCCCTACGAGCCCCAGGTCGACTACCAGCCCGACGTCTACTCCAGGGTCGAGGCCCTGGGCGCGGACCGACTGGGCCGGGCGGCCGTCATCGCCGACAAGACCGAGCGCAACGAGGCCACCGAGTCCGCCTCGGCGGCCATCCGCCAGGAGCTGGCCGGGGAGTTCGCCGGGCGGGAGGCCGAGGTCAAAGCGGCCGTGCGCTCACTCACCAAGGCCCTGGTCCGGCGGCGCATCGCCAACGAGGGTCTGCGCATCGACGGCCGGGGGCCGCGGGACATCCGGCCGCTGTCGGCCCAGGTGGGCGTGCTGCCGACCGTGCACGGCTCGGCGCTGTTCCAGCGGGGGGAGACCCAGGTCCTCAACGTCACGACGCTCGGGATGCCGCGCATGGCCCTGGACATCCTGCTGCGCGACAGCCTGACCCCCGACGACCGCAAGCGCTACATGCACCACTACAACATGCCCCCGTTCTCCAACGGGGAGACGGGCCGGGTCGGCGGCACCAAGCGCCGCGAGATCGGCCACGGCCTCCTGGCGGAGCGGGCCCTGCTGCCCGTCGTCCCCCCCGAGGACGAGTTCCCCTACGCCCTGCGACTGGTGTCCGAGGTCCTCTCGTCGAACGGATCGACGTCGATGGCGTCGGTCTGCGGGTCGTCGATGTCGCTGATGGACGCCGGGGTGCCGATCAAGGCCCCGGTGGCCGGCATCGCCATGGGCTTGGTCTACGCCGAGGGCAAGTACACGACGCTCACCGACATCCTCGGTGCCGAGGACGCCTTCGGGGACATGGACTTCAAGGTGGCGGGCACGGCCGACTTCGTCACCGCCCTGCAGCTCGACACCAAGATCGACGGGCTCCCCGCCGAGGTGCTGGCCCAGGCTCTGGAGCAGGCCCGCGAGGCGCGCCTCACGATCCTCGAGGTGATGCGCGGCGCCATTTCCGAACCCCGGCCGACGGTGCGCGAGACCGCCCCCAAGATCGTGTCCTTCGAGATCCCGATGGACAAGATCGGGGAGGTGATCGGGCCCAAGGGCAAGGTCATCAACACCATCCAGCAGGAGACCGGAGCCGACGTCAACGTGGACGACGACGGTGTGATCGGGACGGTCACGATCGGGGCCAAGGAGTCGGCGGCGGTCGACGAGGCCCGGCGGCGGATCGAGCTGATCCTCGATCCCCCCAAGGCCGAGGTGGGGGCGGTCTACACCGGCCGGGTGGTGAACATCACCAAGTTCGGTGCGTTCGTCAACATCCTTCCCGGCCGGGACGGCCTGGTCCACATCTCCAAGCTGGGTCGGGGCCGGCGGGTGGAACGGGTCGAGGACGTCGTCGACCTCGGCGACGAGCTGTCCGTGCGCGTCGACGACATCGACCCTCAGGGCAAGGTGTCGCTCTCTCTGGTGGGCGCCGACGACGGAGCCGGGGCCGACGGCGCTCCCGACGGGGGCGGCCGGTCGGGCGGGGGCCGGGAGCCACGGGGCCAGTCCGAGCGCGCCCCGAGCTCCGAGGAGGTCGTCTCGTTCGAGGACAGCTTCGACCGGGAGCTCAAGGAGACCTTCGGGGACCTCGGTCCCAGCAGCGGGGTCGGGGCCGGCGGCGGCCGGGGGGACAGGGGTGACCGCCCCGGAGGCGGTGACCGCGGCCCGCGGCGCAACCCCCGCCGCGGCCGGGGCTGACGCGGACGGGACTCCCGCACCTCCCACCCGGACCGTGATTCGCACCACGCGGCTCGACAACGGCATCCGGGTGGTGACCGAGTCGATGCCGCACGTCTCGTCGGTGGCGGCCGGGTTCTGGGTCGGGACCGGCAGCCGGGACGAGCCGTCGCGGCTGGCCGGGGCGTCCCACTTCCTCGAGCATCTCCTGTTCAAGGGAACGCCCACCCGCACCGCGGCGGAGATCGCCGAGGCGGTCGACGCCGTCGGCGGGGACATGAACGCCTTCACCACCAAGGAGTACACGGCCTTCTACGTGCGCGTCCTCGGGGAGAGCCTGGATCTCGGCCTGGACATCCTGTCCGACGTGATGTGGGACCCGGCGTTCCGGCCCGACGAGGTCGAGGCCGAGCGCCAGGTGATCGTGGAGGAGATCCTCATGCACTCCGACGAGCCGTCGGAGCTCGTCCACGACCGCCTCCTCGAGGGTCTGTTCCCGGGCCATCCGCTCGGTCGGGACGTGCTCGGGGACGAGGAGTCGATCGCCGCCATGCAAGTGGACGAGATCAGGTCGTTCCACCAGGACCACTACCGCCCGGGGAACATCGTCGTGGCGCTGGCGGGCCGCCTCGAGCACGACGAGGTGGTCGCAGGCATCTCCCGGAGGTTCTCCGGGGTTCCGGGCGGGGAGGCTCCCGGGCGCGTGGCGCCGGAGGTATCCACCGTCCCCGTCGTGCTCACCAACCGGCCCACCGAACAGGCGCACGTGGTCCTGGGCGTGCCCACGTTCGGGCGCCATGACGAGGACCGCTTCTGCCTGGCGGTGCTGGACCACGTGCTCGGAGGCGGCCTGTCCAGCCGCCTGTTCCAGGAGATCCGGGAGCGCCGGGGCCTCGCCTACTCGGTGTACTCGTACCGCACGACGTTCGACGACGCGGGCGTGCTGGCGTTCTATGCCGGGACGGCGCCGGCGCGCGCCCGGGAGGTCCTCGATCGGATGGTCGGGGAGCTGAGCAAGGTCACCTCCGAAGGGGTCACCGAACGCGAGGTGGCGGTGGCCAAGGGCCACATCCGGGGGGAGACCGCCCTCTCGCTCGAGGACTCGGCCGCCCGCATGAGCCGGGTGGCGCGCAGCGAGATGCTCCACGGAGAGGTGATGGACGTCGACGACGTGCTGGCGCGCATCGAGGCGGTGACAGCAGAAGACGTGGGCCGGGTGGCGACCCGGCTGCTCGGCGTCGAGCCGGTGCTGGCCGTGGTCGGACCGTTCGAGGCGGGGGACTTCCCCCCGCTCGACCGCTCCGCCATGGGGGTGGCGTGACGGGCGCGGTCAGGGTCGCCGTGTTCGGGGCCGGGGGCCGGATGGGCTCCACGGTCTGCCGGGCGGTCGCGGCCGATCCCGACCTCGAGCTGGTGGCGGCGGTCGACCCGTCCTACGCCGGGCTGGACCTGCTCCAGGTGGCGGGGGTGGAGGCGGCGGGGATGCTGGTGGCGCCCGACCCGTCCGAGCTCTCCCGGGCCGGTGCGGTAGTGGCGGTGGACTTCACCCGGCTGGACTCGGCCATCGAGAACGCCCGCTGGTGCTCGGCGGCCGGGGTGCACGCCGTGGTCGGGACCAGCGGGTTCGGTCCCGAGCAGCTGGCCCAGCTGCACCGGTTGTTCCCCACCGGGGGCCGGGCCCACTGTCTCGTGGCGGCCAACTTCGCCATCGGGGCGGTGTTGGCCATGCGGTTCGCCGAGATGGCGGCGCCGTGGTTCGAGACGGCGGAGGTGGTCGAGCTGCACCACGACGGCAAGGTCGACGCGCCCTCGGGAACGGCCATGGCCACTGCCGAGCGGATGGGCTCGGCCCGCCGGGCGGCGGGGAGGGAGTGGGCGCCCGACCCCACCCGGGACCTGGCCCTGGACGGGGCGCGGGGCGGCGCCCACGAGTCGGGCGTGAGGATCCACGCCGTGCGCTTGCGCGGGCTGGTGGCCCACCAGGAGGTCCTGCTCGGGACCACCGGGCAGACTCTGTCGATCCGCCACGACTCTTACGACCGGGAATCGTTCATGCCCGGGGTCGTCCTGGCCGTCAAGGCGGTCGGGAACCGCCCCGGCCTCACGGTCGGCCTCGACGCCGTGCTCGGGTTCCCGGCGGCGGACGGGTGAGTTTTGCGGATCCCGGCGGCTGACCCGGGCTGAGACACGAGGGGGCACCGATGCAGGGTCTGATGCAGGACTTTCCGTTGACGATCGACGCGCTGTTCCGACGTGCCGAGGGGGTGTTCGCGGACAGGAGCGTGGCCGACAGCACCGGGGGCGGGGCCGTCCGGCAGGTGGCCTACGGGACGTGGGCGGAGCGGACCCGGCGCCTCGGCGGGGTGTTGGACCGGCTCGGCATCAGCCCCGACGGCCGGGTGGCCACCTTCGGGTGGAACAGCCTGCGGCACCTCGAGCTCTATTTCGCCGCTCCGTGCACCGGGCGGGTGTTGCACACGTTGAACATCCGCCTGTTCGCCGACCAGCTCACCTACATCGCCAACCACGCCGAGGACGAGGTCGTGTTCGTCGACCGCAGCCTGATCGGGCAGCTGTGGCCGCTGGTCGACCAGCTCGAGACCGTGCGCCAATACGTGGTGATGGACGACGGGGCGGGGGACGTGCCCGACGATCCGCGCATCTCCGATTACGAGGAGCTGCTGGCCGAGGCCGACCCGGTCGAGTTCCACGTCGAGGACGAGGGCCAGGCGGCGTCGATGTGCTACACGTCGGGCACCACGGGCAACCCCAAGGGGGTCGTCTACTCGCACCGGTCGGTGGTGCTGCACTCGATGGCCGCGCTGATGGTCGACGGCCTCGGGGTCGGGGAGTCCGACATCGTGTTCCCAGTCGTGCCCATGTTCCACGCCAACGCGTGGGGCCTGTGCCAGGCCGCGGTCATGGCCGGGGCGGCCCTGGTGTTCCCGGGGCGGGACCTCTCGGCGCAGAACGTGGCCGACCTGATGGTGGAGCAGGGCGTCACCCTGGCCGCCGGCGTGCCGACCATCTGGATGGGGGTGCTCCCTCTGCTGGAGGGCCGGGACACGTCGCGCCTGCGCACGATCGTGTGCGGAGGGTCGGCCGTCCCCCGGGCCCTGTCCGAGGCCTACCGGGAGAAGATCGGCCTTCCGATCCTGCAGGCGTGGGGAATGACCGAGACCAGCCCGCTGGCGTCGGTGTGCCGGATCAGGAGCGGTCTGGCCGGTCGTCCCGAGGACGAGCTGGCCGACCTGCGCGCCACCCAGGGCCTGCCGATCCCGCTGGTGGAGGACCGCATCGTCGAACCCGACACCCTGGACGGCCTGCCGTGGGACGGCAAGACGAGTGGTGAGCTCCAGGTGCGGGGTCCGTGGATCGCCCGCACCTACTACAACGACGCCCGCGCCGCCGACTCGTTCACGCCCGACGGCTGGCTGCGCACGGGGGACGTGGCCACCATCAGCCCCGAGGGCTACATCCATCTCGTCGACCGCACCAAGGACCTGATCAAGTCGGGGGGGGAGTGGATCTCGTCGGTCGAGCTCGAGAACGAGCTGATGGCCCATCCGGACATCGCCGAGGCGGCGGTGATAGCGGTGGCCCACGAGAAGTGGGTGGAGCGGCCGCTCGCCTGTGTGGTGGTCCGCCCCGGCGCCGAGCTGACCAAGGAGGAGGTCATCGCCTTCCTCGAGCCCCGCGTCGCCAAATGGTGGCTGCCCGACGACGTCGTGTTCATCGACGAGGTGCCGAAGACGTCGGTGGGCAAGTTCTCCAAGAAGGACCTGCGCGACCGCTTCTCCGGTCACCGCCTGCCCTGACGGGGCCCGCTGGTAGGGTCGCGGCCCGGTGGCCCACCGTTCGGATCCCCGCCTCCGCGTCCTCCACGCCCTGCGGCTCAAGGGGTTCGCCGACGCCGCCACCGTGGGGGTGAGCGCCGGCCTCGACCCGGCCGCCGCCTCGGCCCGACTCGATCACCTCCAGGCCGAGGGCATGGTGACGTTCCGCACCGGGCGGCGCCCGGGCTGGGCCCTCACCACCGCCGGCCGCGAGGAGCACCGCCGGCGGGTCGCCTCCGACCTGGAGGCCGCCCGGTGCCGGGACGCGGTCCACGATGCCTACGAGGCCTTCCTCCGGCTCAACGCCGAGCTCCTGGCCGCCTGCACCGCCTGGCAGCTGCGCGAGATCGACCACCGGCAGGTGGCCAACGACCATTCCGATCCCGCGTACGACGGGGCGGTCCTCAGCCGGCTGCAGCGGGTCGACGAGAGCGTCCGGACCCCGTGCGCGGCGCTGGCGGCATGCATGGAGCGGTTCTCGTGCTATCGCCCCCGCCTGGACGAGGCGCGCGCGCGAGTGGAGGAGGGAGAGGCCGAGTGGTTCACCCGGCCCGACCTGGACTCCTACCACTCGGTCTGGTTCGAGCTGCACGAGGACCTGTTGACCACGCTGGGCCTCGAGCGGGCCACCGAGTCCGAGCGGCTGCTGACCGGGACGGAGCCGTGAGCCGCCCCAGCCGCTTCGGCTCGGTCCTCACCGCCATGGTGACGCCGTTCGACGACGACGGAAACCTCGATCTCGACGGGGCCGTGGCCCTGGCCCGCTGGTTGGCGGACCACGGCAGTGACGGGCTGGTGATCGCGGGCAGCACCGGTGAGGCCACCGCCCTCTCGGACGACGAGAAGCGGGACATGTGGCGCGCCGTGGCCGACGCCGTCACCATTCCGGTCGTGGCCGGCTCGGGCACCGCCGACACGCGCCACTCGGTTGAGCTGACCCAGGCGGCCGAGGCGGCCGGGGTGGCCGGGATCCTGGCCGTGACCCCGTACTACAGCCGCCCCCCGCAGGCCGGCATCGAGGCCCACTTCCGTGCCGT
The DNA window shown above is from Acidimicrobiales bacterium and carries:
- a CDS encoding polyribonucleotide nucleotidyltransferase, translated to MAEPVSGSGAGVASQPIRVSAPISGTDKTLSFETGLLAPQSQGAVVGRIGDTMALLTANAEKTVREGIDFFPLTVDIEERRYAAGIIPGSVFRREGRPSDEAILTCRLIDRPLRPSFADGYRNETQVIGTILGADMENPHDVLCINAASAALMLSGIPFQGPIGAVRIAWMAEGRWHPHPTYQEGDDSAFELVVAGRLTDDGSDVAIMMVEAGGTEKSWELYQEGAPHVTEQVLAQGLDDAKRWIRESIELQLELVEKAGVHSPIPYEPQVDYQPDVYSRVEALGADRLGRAAVIADKTERNEATESASAAIRQELAGEFAGREAEVKAAVRSLTKALVRRRIANEGLRIDGRGPRDIRPLSAQVGVLPTVHGSALFQRGETQVLNVTTLGMPRMALDILLRDSLTPDDRKRYMHHYNMPPFSNGETGRVGGTKRREIGHGLLAERALLPVVPPEDEFPYALRLVSEVLSSNGSTSMASVCGSSMSLMDAGVPIKAPVAGIAMGLVYAEGKYTTLTDILGAEDAFGDMDFKVAGTADFVTALQLDTKIDGLPAEVLAQALEQAREARLTILEVMRGAISEPRPTVRETAPKIVSFEIPMDKIGEVIGPKGKVINTIQQETGADVNVDDDGVIGTVTIGAKESAAVDEARRRIELILDPPKAEVGAVYTGRVVNITKFGAFVNILPGRDGLVHISKLGRGRRVERVEDVVDLGDELSVRVDDIDPQGKVSLSLVGADDGAGADGAPDGGGRSGGGREPRGQSERAPSSEEVVSFEDSFDRELKETFGDLGPSSGVGAGGGRGDRGDRPGGGDRGPRRNPRRGRG
- a CDS encoding pitrilysin family protein, giving the protein MIRTTRLDNGIRVVTESMPHVSSVAAGFWVGTGSRDEPSRLAGASHFLEHLLFKGTPTRTAAEIAEAVDAVGGDMNAFTTKEYTAFYVRVLGESLDLGLDILSDVMWDPAFRPDEVEAERQVIVEEILMHSDEPSELVHDRLLEGLFPGHPLGRDVLGDEESIAAMQVDEIRSFHQDHYRPGNIVVALAGRLEHDEVVAGISRRFSGVPGGEAPGRVAPEVSTVPVVLTNRPTEQAHVVLGVPTFGRHDEDRFCLAVLDHVLGGGLSSRLFQEIRERRGLAYSVYSYRTTFDDAGVLAFYAGTAPARAREVLDRMVGELSKVTSEGVTEREVAVAKGHIRGETALSLEDSAARMSRVARSEMLHGEVMDVDDVLARIEAVTAEDVGRVATRLLGVEPVLAVVGPFEAGDFPPLDRSAMGVA
- the dapB gene encoding 4-hydroxy-tetrahydrodipicolinate reductase, whose protein sequence is MTGAVRVAVFGAGGRMGSTVCRAVAADPDLELVAAVDPSYAGLDLLQVAGVEAAGMLVAPDPSELSRAGAVVAVDFTRLDSAIENARWCSAAGVHAVVGTSGFGPEQLAQLHRLFPTGGRAHCLVAANFAIGAVLAMRFAEMAAPWFETAEVVELHHDGKVDAPSGTAMATAERMGSARRAAGREWAPDPTRDLALDGARGGAHESGVRIHAVRLRGLVAHQEVLLGTTGQTLSIRHDSYDRESFMPGVVLAVKAVGNRPGLTVGLDAVLGFPAADG
- a CDS encoding long-chain fatty acid--CoA ligase, which gives rise to MQGLMQDFPLTIDALFRRAEGVFADRSVADSTGGGAVRQVAYGTWAERTRRLGGVLDRLGISPDGRVATFGWNSLRHLELYFAAPCTGRVLHTLNIRLFADQLTYIANHAEDEVVFVDRSLIGQLWPLVDQLETVRQYVVMDDGAGDVPDDPRISDYEELLAEADPVEFHVEDEGQAASMCYTSGTTGNPKGVVYSHRSVVLHSMAALMVDGLGVGESDIVFPVVPMFHANAWGLCQAAVMAGAALVFPGRDLSAQNVADLMVEQGVTLAAGVPTIWMGVLPLLEGRDTSRLRTIVCGGSAVPRALSEAYREKIGLPILQAWGMTETSPLASVCRIRSGLAGRPEDELADLRATQGLPIPLVEDRIVEPDTLDGLPWDGKTSGELQVRGPWIARTYYNDARAADSFTPDGWLRTGDVATISPEGYIHLVDRTKDLIKSGGEWISSVELENELMAHPDIAEAAVIAVAHEKWVERPLACVVVRPGAELTKEEVIAFLEPRVAKWWLPDDVVFIDEVPKTSVGKFSKKDLRDRFSGHRLP